A single region of the Gadus morhua chromosome 5, gadMor3.0, whole genome shotgun sequence genome encodes:
- the LOC115543896 gene encoding uncharacterized protein LOC115543896, with protein sequence MLQSSEVPNSSWCEMEGLKRSIGLLRRNDLHLSTLITDRHRQVAKWVREELCPEGTQHYFDVWHIGKSLGKALDTASKDRQCEQLQLWRPAIVNHLYWTAASTPDGNPAVMEAKWRSLVNHIQDIHDHDTPAFSSCAHAPLEGDQRDKEWLEPGSMAAVKLEGIITRTSLLKDVRQLSPQHQTYSLEAFHSLILHFAPKHTGFSYQGMYSRLLLAALHYNHNANRETARRSDGLERYSVRYPRFRKGAWVVVPIKEKASYGYATSLIEALRESYMDSPKALQEVSANLSACAPAPIAKSFEQIPKEEAVSLFLAQQSRYKKLN encoded by the exons ATGTTGCAGAGCTCAGAGGTCCCCAACAGCTCTTGGTGTGAGATGGAGGGGCTCAAGCGCAGCATCGGCTTGCTGAGGCGGAACGACCTGCATTTGTCAACCCTCATCACAGACAGACATCGCCAG GTTGCCAAATGGGTGAGAGAAGAGCTGTGCCCTGAAGGGACACAGCATTATTTTGATGTCTGGCACATTGGGAAAA GTCTGGGGAAGGCCTTGGATACAGCCTCAAAAGACAGACAGTGTGAACAACTACAGTTGTGGAGGCCAGCCATAGTAAACCACCTGTACTGGACTGCAGCCTCAACCCCTGATGGCAATCCAGCTGTGATGGAGGCCAAATGGAGAAGCTTGGTGAATCACATTCAGGACATCCACGACCATGACACCCCTGCCTTCTCCAGTTGCGCTCATGCCCCTCTGGAGGGGGATCAACGAGATAAAGAGTGGCTGGAACCAG GCTCAATGGCAGCAGTAAAACTGGAGGGTATCATCACAAGGACATCCTTACTGAAGGATGTTCGACAGCTGTCTCCGCAGCACCAGACTTACTCCCTTGAAGCCTTCCACTCCCTGATCCTGCACTTCGCACCCAAGCACACTGGGTTTTCATACCAGGGCATGTATAGCAG GCTTCTCTTAGCGGCGCTGCATTACAACCATAATGCGAACAGAGAGACCGCACGAAGAAGCGATGGTTTGGAGAGGTATAGCGTGCGATATCCACGTTTCAGAAAAGGTGCCTGGGTAGTTGTGCCCATCAAAGAGAAGGCCTCATACG GTTATGCAACGTCATTAATCGAGGCTCTTCGGGAGAGCTACATGGATTCACCCAAGGCTCTTCAAGAGGTTAGCGCCAATTTGTCAGCCTGTGCACCCGCCCCCATCGCCAAATCCTTCGAACAAATTCCCAAGGAGGAGGCCGTCAGCCTCTTTCTAGCCCAGCAGTCACGCTACAAAAAATTGAATTAG
- the LOC115543895 gene encoding uncharacterized protein LOC115543895 gives MGFGAPGFATSASGGPIRLLFDSFAQFCQNFTEGNSGSGNGVQSNKPKSEEQAAKSEKVRDMDSSELEGTLHVGASGMSKEEEMAIELMNQQTNQATNNDQDEDDVKRRKSESATTVSSVSENDTTASSLGIESEEYSTSFATSDKESSDGEGYLPGALLNVRSMSKHIDEVLEVIENHKLDFLCTTETWLNPSNYNTVLSAASPSTFKFHHEAGQDEPVRGVEGTVYGGVAIQYKDENKEKEQERICFSPTFKPVFDIVAMVLENDKLEVPVVLVNLYISPKKIKAHFGEFVRHFEELLCILKKKGYDHVIITGDFNIHMDNPEDPSVQTFCDLLVRLGLNQHTHGATRYPGGHTLDLVITLDVAIRKMKKVYNKKLSDHCLILFEARPVTRRRDVKK, from the exons ATGGGGTTTGGCGCACCAGGGTTCGCCACATCTGCGAGCGGTGGCCCCATTCGCCTTCTGTTCGACAGTTTTGCTCAATTCTGCCAGAACTTCACTGAGGGGAATAGCGGCTCAGGAAATGGAGTTCAATCTAACAAACCTAAATCTGAAGAACAAGCAGCAAAAAGTGAAAAAGTAAGAGATATGGATTCATCTGAATTGGAAGGAACATTACACGTGGGAGCCAGTGGAATGTCTAAAGA GGAGGAAATGGCCATTGAACTGATGAACCAGCAGACAAACCAGGCGACAAACAACGATCAAG ATGAGGATGATGTAAAACGCAGAAAGAGCGAAAGCGCCACCACTGTCAGCAGCGTGAGCGAAAATGACACCACTGCCAGCAGTTTGGGGATCGAGAGCGAGGAGTACAGCACCAGCTTCGCCACGAGCGACAAGGAGAGTAGCGACGGGGAAGGCTATTTGCCCGGTGCGCTTCTCAATGTCAGGTCCATGTCCAAACACATTGATGAGGTACTAGAAGTCATCGAAAATCACAAATTAGACTTCCTTTGCACCACGGAGACCTGGTTAAACCCTTCAAATTACAATACGGTGCTCTCGGCCGCTAGTCCCTCTACCTTTAAGTTCCACCATGAGGCCGGACAGGATGAGCCCGTCCGCGGCGTGGAGGGCACAGTATATGGCGGCGTGGCCATCCAATACAAGGATGAAAACAAGGAAAAAGAACAGGAAAGAATATGTTTTAGCCCAACTTTCAAACCAGTGTTTGATATTGTGGCCATGGTCCTGGAAAACGACAAGTTGGAAGTTCCCGTCGTCCTGGTCAACTTGTACATttctcccaaaaaaataaaggcacattttggTGAGTTTGTACGCCACTTCGAAGAGCTGCTGTGCATTTTGAAAAAGAAGGGGTATGACCACGTCATCATCACAGGTGATTTCAATATCCACATGGACAACCCCGAAGATCCCTCGGTCCAAACGTTTTGTGACCTGTTGGTTAGATTGGGTCTGAATCAACATACCCATGGGGCAACACGTTATCCAGGGGGACACACACTGGACCTGGTCATCACCTTGGATGTGGCTATTCGCAAAATGAAAAAAGTATATAACAAAAAACTCTCGGATCATTGTCTTATTTTATTCGAAGCCAGACCAGTCACCAGACGGAGAGACGTAAAAAAGTAA